In the Polyangia bacterium genome, one interval contains:
- a CDS encoding TonB-dependent receptor, translated as MVKRTAAAPQAINATAATPRRKARPVLSRWVALVAGLSLALWWSRAARAATGDSSRATDGAAPAAPPVPPATSAPPSYETVVTAPPTPPSASAADATAATSVITSDRTPRAGESLPQLLSELPGLAVTRLGGLGASAFLSIRGSTWEQVRIYVDGVPLNLAAGGQIDLASIATGSIERIEIYRAMSPISVGTSALGGIVSITTRQPRVTGGEANAGVGAFGTRFASVGGALADGPVRLYAALHWMGVRGDFAYDWDNGTRNNPTDDQIRTRQNNQLWQGDAEARAAVALSTKRELQLSLAGVDRQQGLPGFGINLATDANLTTRRGTVSLGYTGRDDLGPGGRLHAQVYTLLTEERFVDRLSQLSFKPSDTRDLTTTVGATVHGARAVTSWLKLAAIIDGRDEQFAPHDRSAGVETAGDAATRLFGSAGIEADTWWQRLGLGVIPSLRGELGRDVHTGRTAFDDFIPASAPITYAQALGRVGFLQRPTEALSLKANVGRYARQPSFLELFGNSGFIQGEPTLKPETAINGDLGASVRRENSLGALSIDGALFGAAVDDLIQFQQNAYGRSHPANVGHARILGVELSADGRLGRHARLVGQVTYCDARDTSDNTSSRGRQLPLRPRFRAYARPELRAIDAGALRAGIYADADVTSGNYLDAANQVAVPSRLLVGAGASLEWPAAGLRLTASLQNLTNSFISDVTGFPLPGRALYLSLAGETSHPEERTRP; from the coding sequence ATGGTGAAACGGACGGCGGCGGCCCCACAGGCCATCAACGCGACGGCAGCGACGCCGAGGCGCAAAGCGCGCCCGGTGCTCTCGCGGTGGGTGGCCTTGGTCGCCGGTCTGTCGCTGGCGCTGTGGTGGTCGCGGGCGGCGCGCGCCGCAACCGGCGATTCGTCCCGGGCAACGGACGGCGCGGCGCCCGCAGCGCCGCCGGTGCCGCCAGCGACATCTGCCCCGCCTTCGTATGAAACCGTGGTGACCGCACCGCCCACCCCGCCCAGCGCCAGCGCCGCCGATGCCACCGCCGCCACGTCGGTCATCACCTCGGATCGGACGCCGCGCGCGGGAGAATCGCTGCCGCAGCTGCTGTCGGAATTGCCGGGCCTGGCGGTCACGCGCCTGGGCGGCCTGGGCGCCAGCGCCTTCCTGTCCATTCGCGGTTCGACCTGGGAGCAGGTGCGCATCTACGTCGACGGTGTGCCGCTGAACCTGGCTGCCGGTGGGCAGATCGATCTCGCCAGCATCGCCACCGGTTCGATCGAACGCATCGAGATCTACCGCGCCATGAGCCCGATCAGCGTCGGCACCTCCGCGCTGGGCGGCATCGTGTCCATCACCACGCGCCAGCCGCGCGTCACCGGCGGTGAGGCCAACGCCGGCGTCGGGGCCTTCGGCACGCGCTTCGCCAGCGTCGGCGGCGCGCTGGCCGACGGACCGGTGCGGCTTTACGCCGCGCTTCACTGGATGGGCGTGCGCGGCGACTTCGCCTATGACTGGGACAACGGCACGCGCAACAACCCCACCGACGATCAGATCCGCACCCGGCAAAACAACCAGCTGTGGCAAGGCGACGCCGAGGCGCGCGCCGCCGTGGCCCTTTCGACAAAGCGCGAGCTGCAGCTTTCGCTGGCCGGCGTCGATCGCCAGCAAGGCCTGCCCGGGTTCGGCATCAACCTGGCTACCGACGCCAACCTCACCACCCGACGCGGGACCGTCTCGCTCGGGTACACCGGGCGCGACGATCTGGGGCCGGGCGGTCGCCTGCACGCCCAGGTGTACACGCTCCTCACCGAAGAACGCTTCGTCGATCGGTTGTCCCAGCTTTCGTTCAAGCCGTCCGACACGCGCGATCTCACCACCACCGTCGGCGCCACCGTCCATGGCGCGCGCGCGGTGACCTCGTGGCTGAAATTGGCCGCCATCATCGACGGTCGCGACGAACAGTTCGCGCCCCACGATCGCAGCGCCGGGGTGGAGACCGCCGGCGACGCGGCGACGCGCCTGTTCGGTTCGGCCGGCATCGAAGCCGACACCTGGTGGCAGCGGCTGGGCTTGGGGGTCATCCCGTCGCTGCGCGGCGAGCTTGGGCGCGACGTGCACACCGGCCGCACCGCCTTCGACGACTTCATCCCCGCCAGCGCGCCCATCACCTACGCGCAGGCGCTGGGCCGAGTGGGATTTCTGCAGCGGCCGACGGAGGCGCTGTCGTTGAAAGCCAACGTCGGCCGTTACGCGCGCCAGCCCAGCTTTCTCGAACTGTTCGGCAACAGCGGCTTCATTCAGGGCGAGCCCACGCTCAAGCCCGAGACCGCCATCAACGGCGACCTCGGCGCGTCCGTCCGCCGGGAAAATTCCCTGGGTGCGCTGTCCATCGACGGCGCCCTGTTCGGCGCCGCCGTCGACGATCTGATCCAGTTCCAGCAAAACGCTTACGGCCGCTCGCACCCGGCGAACGTCGGCCACGCCCGCATCCTGGGCGTCGAGCTGTCCGCCGACGGCCGCCTGGGCCGCCATGCCCGCCTGGTCGGTCAAGTCACCTACTGCGACGCCCGCGACACCAGCGACAACACCAGCAGCCGCGGCCGCCAGCTGCCGCTGCGCCCCCGTTTTCGCGCCTACGCCCGCCCCGAGCTGCGCGCCATCGACGCCGGCGCCTTGCGCGCCGGGATCTACGCCGACGCCGACGTCACCAGCGGCAACTACCTGGACGCCGCCAATCAGGTCGCCGTGCCGTCGCGTTTGCTGGTCGGCGCCGGCGCCTCGCTGGAATGGCCGGCCGCCGGCCTGCGCCTGACCGCCAGCCTGCAAAACCTCACCAACTCGTTCATCAGCGACGTGACCGGCTTCCCGCTGCCCGGCCGCGCCCTTTACCTCAGCCTCGCGGGAGAGACCAGCCACCCAGAAGAAAGGACCCGTCCATGA
- a CDS encoding iron ABC transporter permease yields the protein MRDRATANPFVVCAVLALLTLALFAAALALGHGDLSDGSLRATLLRLRLLRTSGAFVAGAALATAGVMVQALFRNPLADPSILGAGAGASLGGQAVLVIVALAGAAPWLDGGVAGLTAEVLLPVGCVLGALAAMGVLLLAARARASFLVVLLTGFVLSSVCISLGALLTSLAQESYELGRAVLSFTLGSVGGVGMPRLLLAGPLAAVGIGAAWSWGRSLDLLLSGEEEAASLGVPVPMVRGWCVLWVAFLTAAAVAIGGNVAFVGLVAPHALRPFVGVATRRLVPTAAIAGGAFVVLCDLVARTVPARGELPLGVVSGLVGAPLFIIMLRQGARRGRLG from the coding sequence ATGCGCGACCGTGCGACGGCGAATCCGTTCGTCGTGTGCGCGGTGCTGGCGCTCTTGACGCTGGCGTTGTTCGCGGCGGCGCTGGCGCTGGGACACGGCGATCTTTCGGACGGATCGTTGCGGGCCACGCTGCTGCGCTTGCGCCTGCTGCGCACCAGCGGCGCGTTCGTGGCCGGCGCGGCGCTGGCCACGGCCGGGGTGATGGTGCAGGCGCTGTTCCGCAACCCGCTGGCCGATCCGTCGATCTTGGGCGCCGGCGCCGGCGCCAGCCTGGGCGGTCAAGCGGTGCTGGTGATCGTCGCGCTGGCCGGCGCGGCGCCCTGGCTGGACGGCGGGGTGGCCGGTTTGACCGCCGAGGTGCTGCTGCCCGTCGGTTGCGTGCTGGGCGCGCTGGCGGCGATGGGCGTCCTGCTGCTGGCGGCGCGGGCGCGGGCCAGCTTTCTGGTCGTGCTGCTGACCGGGTTCGTGCTGTCATCGGTGTGCATCAGCCTGGGCGCGCTGCTGACCAGCCTGGCGCAGGAATCCTACGAGCTTGGTCGCGCCGTGCTGTCGTTCACGCTGGGCAGTGTCGGGGGCGTCGGGATGCCGCGCCTGTTGCTGGCGGGGCCGCTGGCGGCGGTCGGCATCGGCGCGGCCTGGTCGTGGGGACGTTCGCTGGATCTGCTGCTTTCGGGCGAGGAGGAAGCGGCCAGCCTGGGCGTCCCGGTGCCGATGGTGCGCGGCTGGTGCGTGTTGTGGGTGGCGTTTCTGACCGCGGCGGCGGTGGCCATCGGCGGCAACGTCGCGTTCGTCGGCTTGGTCGCGCCGCACGCGCTGCGCCCGTTCGTCGGCGTGGCCACGCGGCGCCTGGTGCCGACGGCGGCCATCGCCGGCGGGGCGTTCGTCGTGCTGTGCGATCTGGTGGCGCGAACCGTCCCGGCGCGGGGCGAGCTGCCGCTGGGCGTGGTCAGCGGTCTGGTGGGCGCGCCGCTGTTCATCATCATGCTGCGGCAAGGCGCGCGGCGAGGTCGCCTTGGCTGA
- a CDS encoding oxidative damage protection protein — protein sequence MVNCRKLGKELPGMPFKPFNDELGQRIYDEISMEAWQMWLKDSVKYVNTYRLDLTDKAAAAFMRKQMAIYFGFEEGDLAQTAWTPTKE from the coding sequence ATGGTGAATTGTCGAAAGTTGGGGAAAGAGCTGCCGGGCATGCCCTTCAAGCCGTTCAACGACGAGCTGGGCCAGCGGATCTATGACGAGATCTCGATGGAGGCCTGGCAGATGTGGCTGAAGGATTCGGTCAAGTACGTCAACACGTACCGGCTGGATCTGACCGACAAGGCGGCCGCGGCGTTCATGCGCAAGCAGATGGCGATCTATTTTGGCTTCGAAGAAGGCGACCTGGCGCAGACCGCCTGGACGCCGACCAAGGAATAG